From the genome of Persephonella atlantica:
TGATTCATTTTTACATTCCCCTAAATATGGTTCAATATTATTATTATCATAGATATCAGCGGTCAGAACTATTTATAAAAAAATTTCTTAAATATTCTTAAGATTACATTAGAAAAATGAAGTTTCACAAAACTTCCCCCAATTCTTCCCTTTCAAATATTAAACCTAATTCTTTGTCGTATTTAAAGTTTGCTGTGAATATCTGGGTTTTCATTTTTTGTGAATTTTCTCTAAGAACTCTCTTGGAGTTAGAATCTGTTTCTTTTTTTACCTTTAAAATCTTTCGCATTCCAGGTTATAAACACTTCTACGTTTGAGCTTTCAAACGAATAATTTTTTCACCTTCTGTCGGCTGTATTTCATAGCCTCTTCCCATGTTTCAAAATAAGGTTCTGTATTCTCAAACCATTTTTCCACTTCGTTTAAGCTTAAACTTCCTGTTTTCTTTCCTTTTTTCATAAGATTTATATATTCTTCTAAAGTTTCATAATTTGAAAGCTGTCTTTTTAGGATTTCTTTTATTATCTGGCTTCTTTTTTTACCTGTTTTTTTGCTAAGTTTTCTATCTTATTTAAAAGCTCTTCATCTATTCTAAGGGTTATTACTGGCATTTTTACCTCTATTTATTTAGTTTACACCTTAAATGTATTACATTAGAATTTGTAATGCAATACATTGGCCAATTTAGTCTCTGTAATTGTTTTAGAACAATGTTTGATTAATGGATATATCTATAGGAAGTATAAAAACAAGTCTATCCAACAGAAAACCATTTCCCGAGCGTGCTATACTATCATGCAGTCACACAATGTTTACTTCTTCAAACCATGCAAATGCCTGAAGCTGGGCACTCATTACGTCGTTGAGATTCAATCCTAAGCTACTGATTACATCTGCTATATCTGCTATCTTTCCTTCTTCTGTCTTTTCAACTATGTTAAGCAGCTTTCCTAAAATACCTTCCTTTTCCACTATTGCTTTTACTATTTCTTCATCTAAATTAAGCTCTTTTATAAGCTCTTCAGGAGAAATACCGATAAGTTTGTCCACAAGGGAAAGTATACCTACAAGGAAAGATTTTTCTACTTCCTCGTCTGAAAGATTGAGTTTCTGGGCAAGTATTTCAAGGGTCTTTCCTCTTTCTGCTGAAACTTCAAGGAGTGTTTCGGCATAGGAGCTGTCTGAACCTGCCCTGTATAAAAAAAGCAAAAGCCACTGAAGGAGATTTCTCTGGCCTAAAATGGATATGGCGTGTCTGATTGATGTTATTTTGCTTCTAAAACTGAAAGCTGCTGAGTTGACGTATTTGAGCAGACTGATGCTCAGGTCTGGATTTCTTTTGATAATCTCCTCTATCTGTGGTGGATTAAAGTTTTCCCTGACTTTTGTAAACAACTCCATAACCGCCAGTTTTGACGGGTCTATCTTTTTTTCTACTATTGTGGAAGGTTTAAAGATAAAATCACCTTTAAAGTATCTGAAACCTTCGTTTAACAGCTGTTTAAACTCTTCTGTTGAAAATATTCCGGTCAGGATAACCTTGTCTCTGTGCTGATAAATATCGGAATCAATCTGATTTACATCTGTAAATATGTAATCAAAAATTTCTGATATCCTGCCCAAATCTCCTCCGTACTCAAAGGCAAAACGAAATCCTACATTTTTTAGTTCCTTTATCAGCTGAACATCTTCATCTGTTAAATCGTCAGTGCTTAGAAGAAGAACAGTTTTTTCTGCTGGTATGTAGTCCAGTATGTCGTGTTTTATAACTTCGTTGTTGACCTTTAGAAAGACAGGATAACTGCCTGCTATCTTTTCAAGATTCACATTCACAAGCAGATCTGCAAGCTCATTCACTGAAACAGGCTCGTCTTCTCTATTTTTGATTGATAAAAAATATCCAAATATTCGCTGATGGTCATCAAGTATGGGAACTTTTGTTAAATAGAAATCTCCTGACAGGGGCATCTTTATTCCTCTTCTATTTTTATTCTTTTAATATCTGTTTTTTGCTGTGTTTTTTCAACAAACAGAGCCTGAAATATCATCTTTCCTTTTGCAACTTCGTACTTTGCAGGCATACCTGTCAGAAATTTCTGTATCGGCTCTTCCACTTTCATCCCTATAACTGAATACTTTGCTCCTGTAAGCCCTACGTCTGTTATGTACGCCGTTCCTTTGGGCAGCAGCATCTCATCTGCCGTTGCCACATGTGAGTGTGTTCCAAACACTATGTCTGCCCTCCCATCAACATAAAAACCAAATGCCATTTTTTCTGAAGTGGCTTCAGCATGGAAGTCAACAACAATGTAATCAACGCTTTCCTTTATCTTTTCGTATATTTCATCAAATTTTCTGAAGGGACAGTCCAGAGGAATACCCATAAGCGCTCTGCCCATAAGATTTATAACTGCTACCTTTTCTCCTGATTCTTCGTATATTCCGTATCCCTTTCCTGACGCTCCCGGTGGATAGTTGGCAGGTCTGAGGAGTTTTTCTTCTTTATCTATAAACTGGAGAACCTCTTTTTTGTCAAAAATATGATTACCAGAGGTTATAACATCTACTCCAAGACTCAGCAGTTCTTCATAAACCTTTTTTGTTAAACCAAAACCTCCTGCTGCATTTTCCCCATTCAAAATAACAAAATCAGGTCTATACTCCTTTAAAACATCTGGGAGGAACTTCTTTAATGCATTCCTCCCAGTTCTCCCAATTACATCACCAATACACAGAAACCTCATAGAATCTCCATCACAGCTTTATAGGTTCGTTGACTACCCTTTCGCCGTGTATCTTTTCGTCAAGACCTTCTATCTCTTCATCTTTTGAAACCCTCAGTCCAACAACAGCATCAACCATTTTGAATATAACAAATGTTAAAACAACTGTGTATATTCCTACAGCAACTATTCCTATTATCTGAGGAAGAAGCTGTGAAAAATCTCCATATATGATTCCATTTATGTCTCCAATTTCTTTCTTTGCAAACACTGCAAGAAGAATAGCACCAAGCATACCGCCCACACCGTGAACGCCAAAGACGTCAAGGGAGTCATCATATCCAAACTTATTTTTAATGTAAACAACAGCAACAAAACATACTATTCCTGCTAAAATTCCTATAATCAGTGCTCCCCCAAGGTCAACAAATCCTGATGCCGGAGTGATTGTTGCAAGTCCTGCAATAATACCTGTAAACATACCAAGGGAAGTCGGTCTTTTAAACAGAATCCATTCTGCAAACATCCATGTCAGCCCACCCATAAAGGCTGCTATTGTTGTTGCAAAGGCAGCAGAAACGGCAACCTGATTTATCCCGAGGGCTGAACCTCCGTTAAAACCAAACCATCCAAACCACAGAAGCCCAGTTCCTACAGCAACAAGGGCAAGATTTGAAGGTAGCATGATAGGTTCCTTTCTTTTACCTAAAAGCAGAGCACCAACAAGTGCTCCAAGTCCCGATGTTTCGTGGACAACAAGACCACCGGCAAAGTCTAAAGTTCCAACATTTGAGAGCCATCCTCCTCCCCATATCCAGTGGGCAACAGGAAAGTAAACAAATGTTCCCCACAGTATAGCAACCAAAATCCATGCAGAAAATTTCATTCTTTCAATAAATGCCCCTGCCATCAGTGCAACTGTAATTGCTGCAAATGTCATCTGAAAAAATATGAAAAGGTAGTGGTATAGGTTATCAGAAGATGGAGCAGGATCTGTCAGTTTTATGCCTGATAGTAAAAAGTAATCAAGACTTCCTATAATTCCTCCAATGTCTTTACCAAAAGAGAGGGAATAACCGTAGATAACCCATATCAGGCTGACAATACCGAAAGCAGTAAAAACCATCATAATTGTGTTTAAAATACTTTTTGTTCTGGTCAGCCCTCCGTAAAAAACAGCAAGTCCCGGTATTGACATGAGAAGAACAAGTGCAGTAGATACTAAAATCCACACATTATCAGCTGAATTGATATTCATTAAACCTCCTCCTGCCTTTAATTAACAAACCAATAAATTATAAAGCAAACA
Proteins encoded in this window:
- a CDS encoding TIGR00282 family metallophosphoesterase, which encodes MRFLCIGDVIGRTGRNALKKFLPDVLKEYRPDFVILNGENAAGGFGLTKKVYEELLSLGVDVITSGNHIFDKKEVLQFIDKEEKLLRPANYPPGASGKGYGIYEESGEKVAVINLMGRALMGIPLDCPFRKFDEIYEKIKESVDYIVVDFHAEATSEKMAFGFYVDGRADIVFGTHSHVATADEMLLPKGTAYITDVGLTGAKYSVIGMKVEEPIQKFLTGMPAKYEVAKGKMIFQALFVEKTQQKTDIKRIKIEEE
- a CDS encoding ammonium transporter, with translation MNINSADNVWILVSTALVLLMSIPGLAVFYGGLTRTKSILNTIMMVFTAFGIVSLIWVIYGYSLSFGKDIGGIIGSLDYFLLSGIKLTDPAPSSDNLYHYLFIFFQMTFAAITVALMAGAFIERMKFSAWILVAILWGTFVYFPVAHWIWGGGWLSNVGTLDFAGGLVVHETSGLGALVGALLLGKRKEPIMLPSNLALVAVGTGLLWFGWFGFNGGSALGINQVAVSAAFATTIAAFMGGLTWMFAEWILFKRPTSLGMFTGIIAGLATITPASGFVDLGGALIIGILAGIVCFVAVVYIKNKFGYDDSLDVFGVHGVGGMLGAILLAVFAKKEIGDINGIIYGDFSQLLPQIIGIVAVGIYTVVLTFVIFKMVDAVVGLRVSKDEEIEGLDEKIHGERVVNEPIKL
- a CDS encoding EAL and HDOD domain-containing protein; the encoded protein is MPLSGDFYLTKVPILDDHQRIFGYFLSIKNREDEPVSVNELADLLVNVNLEKIAGSYPVFLKVNNEVIKHDILDYIPAEKTVLLLSTDDLTDEDVQLIKELKNVGFRFAFEYGGDLGRISEIFDYIFTDVNQIDSDIYQHRDKVILTGIFSTEEFKQLLNEGFRYFKGDFIFKPSTIVEKKIDPSKLAVMELFTKVRENFNPPQIEEIIKRNPDLSISLLKYVNSAAFSFRSKITSIRHAISILGQRNLLQWLLLFLYRAGSDSSYAETLLEVSAERGKTLEILAQKLNLSDEEVEKSFLVGILSLVDKLIGISPEELIKELNLDEEIVKAIVEKEGILGKLLNIVEKTEEGKIADIADVISSLGLNLNDVMSAQLQAFAWFEEVNIV